The nucleotide sequence ACACTTTTGCCAGAAAAATTCATTACCTGTTGTCTGCATTAACGCTAGCAATTGCTGTATTTACCTTGATAAGAATTAACTAATGGCTGGAGATTTTTTTGAAAAGGTATACGAAGTTGTCAAACAAATTCCTGCAGGTCGAGTAACTAGTTACGGCGCCATAGCTGCTCATTTAGGAGCGCCGCGCAGCAGTCGTGCGGTAGGTTATGCTATGAACGCTTCACATTCACAAACAGATGTTCCGGCGCATCGCGTCGTCAATCGCAAAGGTCTATTGACGGGCAAGCATCATTTTCAAGGTTCTAATTTAATGGTGCAGCTTTTGGAGAGTGAAGGCGTTAGGGTAAAGAAAGATCAGGTACAAGAT is from Nonlabens sp. YIK11 and encodes:
- a CDS encoding MGMT family protein, translated to MAGDFFEKVYEVVKQIPAGRVTSYGAIAAHLGAPRSSRAVGYAMNASHSQTDVPAHRVVNRKGLLTGKHHFQGSNLMVQLLESEGVRVKKDQVQDLESIFWDPTDQLDPLE